In a genomic window of Gossypium arboreum isolate Shixiya-1 chromosome 9, ASM2569848v2, whole genome shotgun sequence:
- the LOC108453451 gene encoding protein argonaute 10, giving the protein MPIRQMKESSEQHLVIKSHLQNTMNTVQRPPKTAQNGKGPPQAHEPHNNTKQPHNQATSPPSKNRGRRRGRGGKKSDQLDVCMRPSSRPCTVAHKPVNQASCGMEMGFPTSSKSLNFAPRPGYGQVGTKCIVKANHFFAQLPDKDLNQYDVTITPEVASRTVNRAIIAELVRLYKESDLGTRLPAYDGRKSLYTAGELPFAWKEFVVKLVDEEDGINGPKREREYKVVIKFVARANMHHLGQFLAGKRADAPQEALQILDIVLRELSSKRYCPIGRSFFSPDIRAPQRLGDGLESWCGFYQSIRPTQMGLSLNIDMASAAFIEPLPVIEFVAQLLGKDVLSRPLSDSDRVKIKKALRGVKVEVTHRGNVRRKYRVSGLTSQPTRELVFPVDDNSTMKSVVEYFQEMYSFTIQHTHLPCLQVGNQKKANYLPMEACKIVEGQRYTKRLNERQITALLKVTCQRPRDRENDILQTVQHNAYDQDPYAKEFGIKISEKLASVEARILPAPWLKYHETGKEKDCLPQVGQWNMMNKKMINGMTVSRWACINFSRSVQESVARGFCNELAQMCQVSGMEFNPEPVIPIYTARPEQVEKALKHVYHASMKTKGKELELLLAILPDNNGSLYGDLKRICETDLGLISQCCLTKHVFKISKQYLANVALKINVKMGGRNTVLLDAISCRIPLVSDIPTIIFGADVTHPENGEDSSPSIAAVVASQDWPEVTKYAGLVCAQAHRQELIQDLYKTWHDPVRGTVSGGMIRDLLISFRKATGQKPLRIIFYRDGVSEGQFYQVLLYELDAIRKACASLEPNYQPLVTFIVVQKRHHTRLFANNHRDRSSTDKSGNILPGTVVDSKICHPSEFDFYLCSHAGIQGTSRPAHYHVLWDENNFTADGIQSLTNNLCYTYARCTRSVSVVPPAYYAHLAAFRARFYLEPEMQDNNSSTGAGSGQAKGGGTKAAGESGVRPLPALKENVKRVMFYC; this is encoded by the exons ATGCCTATAAGGCAAATGAAAGAGAGCTCAGAGCAACACCTGGTGATAAAAAGCCACTTGCAAAACACTATGAACACAGTTCAAAGACCACCCAAAACAGCACAAAATGGCAAAGGTCCACCACAAGCTCATGAACCTCACAACAACACAAAACAACCCCATAACCAAGCCACATCACCTCCATCAAAGaatagaggaagaagaagaggaaggggtgGTAAAAAATCTGATCAACTAGATGTTTGTATGAGACCAAGTTCAAGGCCTTGCACTGTAGCACATAAACCAGTGAACCAAGCTTCTTGTGGAATGGAAATGGGGTTCCCCACTTCAAGCAAGTCTTTGAATTTTGCACCTAGACCTGGTTATGGTCAAGTTGGGACAAAATGTATTGTGAAGGCTAACCATTTCTTTGCTCAGTTACCAGACAAGGACTTGAACCAGTATGAT GTTACAATAACTCCCGAAGTAGCATCCAGAACGGTTAACCGAGCTATTATTGCAGAACTTGTGAGACTGTACAAAGAATCCGATTTGGGTACGAGATTGCCGGCTTATGACGGCAGAAAGAGTTTGTACACGGCCGGTGAGCTTCCGTTTGCGTGGAAGGAGTTCGTCGTTAAGCTTGTAGACGAGGAAGATGGCATCAATGGCCCCAA AAGAGAAAGAGAATATAAAGTGGTAATAAAGTTTGTTGCACGAGCAAACATGCATCATTTAGGCCAGTTTTTAGCCGGTAAGCGAGCTGATGCTCCACAAGAAGCGCTTCAAATACTAGACATTGTATTACGAGAGTTATCGTCAAAGAG GTACTGTCCTATTGGGAGATCATTCTTTTCGCCTGATATTAGAGCACCACAAAGGCTTGGCGATGGTTTGGAGTCATGGTGTGGTTTTTACCAAAGTATTAGGCCTACTCAGATGGGGTTGTCTCTGAACATCG ATATGGCTTCAGCTGCATTCATCGAGCCTCTCCCTGTAATAGAGTTTGTTGCTCAGCTTCTAGGCAAGGATGTACTGTCTAGGCCATTGTCGGATTCCGATCGTGTGAAG ATTAAGAAGGCGCTCAGAGGAGTCAAAGTAGAGGTGACACATAGAGGGAATGTACGAAGAAAATACCGTGTTTCAGGATTGACTTCTCAGCCTACTAGAGAACTAGT GTTTCCGGTTGACGATAACTCTACAATGAAGTCTGTTGTTGAATACTTCCAAGAGATGTATAGCTTCACAATTCAGCATACGCATCTACCTTGCCTTCAAGTTGGAAACCAGAAGAAGGCAAATTATTTACCTATGGAG GCATGCAAAATCGTGGAGGGACAGAGATATACGAAAAGATTGAATGAGAGGCAAATTACTGCTCTCTTGAAAGTCACATGCCAAAGACCGAGGGATCGAGAAAATGACATTTTGCAG ACGGTTCAACATAATGCTTATGATCAAGATCCTTACGCAAAGGAGTTTGGAATCAAAATTAGTGAAAAACTCGCTTCGGTCGAGGCTCGTATCCTTCCTGCCCCTTGG CTGAAATATCATGAAACTGGAAAAGAAAAGGATTGTTTGCCTCAAGTGGGGCAATGGAACATGATGAACAAG AAAATGATTAACGGAATGACTGTGAGCCGATGGGCATGTATTAACTTCTCACGAAGCGTGCAAGAGAGTGTTGCTCGAGGGTTTTGCAATGAACTTGCTCAAATGTGCCAAGTTTCTGGCATG GAGTTCAATCCCGAACCTGTTATACCGATCTACACTGCCAGGCCCGAGCAAGTGGAAAAAGCTTTGAAGCatgtttatcatgcatccatGAAAACTAAGGGAAAAGAACTAGAGCTTCTATTAGCTATATTGCCTGACAACAACGGCTCGCTTTATG GTGATCTCAAGCGAATTTGTGAAACTGATCTAGGATTAATATCACAATGCTGTCTGACAAAGCATGTCTTTAAGATCAGTAAACAATACTTGGCTAATGTGGCCCTTAAGATCAATGTTAAG ATGGGTGGCAGAAACACTGTTCTTTTGGATGCTATCAGCTGCCGAATACCGTTAGTTAGCGATATACCGACCATAATATTCGGAGCAGATGTGACTCACCCGGAAAATGGAGAAGACTCGAGCCCCTCAATTGCAGCA GTAGTAGCTTCACAAGATTGGCCGGAAGTGACGAAATACGCTGGATTAGTTTGTGCTCAAGCTCATAGACAAGAACTCATACAGGACTTGTACAAAACTTGGCATGATCCTGTACGTGGCACTGTCAGTGGTGGCATGATCAG GGATCTTCTGATATCTTTTAGGAAGGCAACGGGGCAAAAGCCGCTGAGGATAATATTTTACAG GGATGGTGTGAGCGAAGGACAGTTTTATCAAGTTTTACTGTACGAGTTAGATGCAATCCGGAAG GCCTGTGCTTCTCTTGAACCGAACTATCAACCACTGGTGACTTTCATTGTAGTGCAAAAAAGACACCACACTCGTTTGTTTGCTAATAATCACAGGGACCGAAGCAGCACGGACAAGAGTGGAAACATTTTGCCTG GCACTGTCGTTGATTCGAAAATCTGTCATCCATCGGAATTTGACTTCTATCTTTGCAGCCATGCCGGTATTCAG GGAACAAGTCGGCCTGCACACTACCATGTTCTTTGGGACGAAAACAATTTTACTGCGGATGGAATACAGTCTCTAACAAACAACCTTTGTTACACGTATGCAAGGTGCACGCGCTCGGTCTCTGTTG TTCCTCCTGCCTATTATGCACATTTAGCTGCATTCCGAGCACGGTTCTACCTAGAACCAGAGATGCAAGACAATAATAGCTCAACGGGTGCTGGTTCAGGTCAAGCAAAAGGTGGTGGTACAAAGGCAGCAGGAGAATCCGGGGTGCGGCCGTTGCCGGCCTTGAAAGAGAATGTGAAGAGAGTGATGTTCTACTGCTAG